From the Marinobacter sp. es.048 genome, the window CCTGCAGCTGAACCCGCCCCGAAAGGACTACATGGAGTTACAGCCGGGTGACCGGCTGGTGGTATTGTGCCTGACCTGATCGTGCTTCAGTCGATGCTGTCCAGCAGTGCTGCCATGATGTCGTCCATGACCACAAAGCCTTTCAGGTCATTGTCGGCCAGCACCAGAAGACGCTTTACCCGGTATTTGCTCATCAGGCTGGCCGCGTGTCGGACGTTCAGATTCTCGCCAACGCTGATGACGGGCTTGGCGCAGGCGTCGTAAACGTTCAGAAGGTCGATGTCGCCGTCTTCTGCGATCACGGTTTTCAGCACGTTGGTATAGGTGATCAGGCCCCAGGCATCGTGCTCGCTTGTCTTTTCCACCACCAGCGATTTTACAGAGTGCTGTTTCATCTGTGACAGCGCCTCACGGATGCTGGCAAACGGAGAGATGGTCATTACATCGCGCACCATTACATCTTTGACCAGTTTCATGGCTGTTCTCCGGTTACAGTGAATCTTTCAGGTGTTGTTCGAATTTCTCGACCTGGGACATGTCGATCCCGCCCAGGTGTTCCAGGGGAAGCGTGAACACCAGTCCCTTTGAATCCTTATGCTCGGGCATGAGTATCTTCTGGATGACTTTCAGAATGTCGAGCGAGAGGCCCTTCTCCAACACCATCAGCAGAACGCTCTGGCTGCCGTCGTAGGTCAGGCCGAAGAAGGTTTTCTTCGCGGTGTTACTGATACCGCGACCGGGAAGCACCGTGATACCGCCGGCGCCAAGGTCTCTCGCGGCATCAACGCAGTCCTGCTCCTGATTCTCGGGAACAATTGCAACCAGAACCGAAAATTTCATGAGTCTGTTTTCCTCTGCTTGGCAAGCATTTCAACAATGATGGCGTAGCTCATCACCGTCACAATCGGAAAGATGGAGGCGAAGGCAATCAGTCCGAACCCGTCGATCAGCACGTTACGGCCTTCAATGCTGCTGGCCAGCCCAATCCCCAGTGCGGTCACCAGAGGTACGGTAACCTCGGAGGTGGTAACCCCGCCAAGATCGTACGCCAGTGGGATAATGTATCTCGGGGCCAACGCCGTCAGGATGATGACCAGAATATAGCCGCCAATAATGTAATGGTGAATGGAATCGCCACTGATAATCCGGTGGACACCAAGGGTGATCCCCACAGCGACACCGACCGCCACAATAATCCTGATGGCGTTGCCGTTTATGGTACCGGCGGCTGCCTGTTCAGCCTGGTGTCCGATTGCGATCAACGCGGGTTCGGCCATGGTGGTAGCGAATCCGATCATGAAGGCGAAAAGATAGACGAAGACGAAGCCCTCCATGCTCATCAACTGCCGGGCCATACTGGTGCCGATCGGGAACAGGCCGAGTTTCAGGCCGACCACGAAGGCGTAGAGTCCCAGCACCACCAGCGCAAAACCGAACAGGACCCTGCGAGGGTTGGTCAGCCCCCGGCGCAACACCAGGTACTGGAAGAACAGAATAGTGAGAATGATGGGTAGTACATCCCGGATCATGCCGGCAAGGTCGAGGAGCATGGTCAGCAGAACGGGAGTCTGATCGGCTGTCCCATCCTGGATCAGGGTTGGCACCGTGGTCGGATCGGCGGTCATACCGGAGTAGACAACAATCCCGTAAAGCTGAACGGTGATCATGGGAACCATCACAGCGAGGGCAACCAGTCCGAAACCGTCCAGCAGGGGGTTGCGGCCCCGAATGGAGGCTGCCAGACCAATGCCCAGGGCTGCGATCAGGGGAACGGTAACAATGTTGGTGGTCACGCCGCCGGAATCGTAGGCAAGGCCGACAATCTCGGGCGGCGCGAACCAGGTGATCACCACCACCACGATGTAGCCGATGATCATGAACCAGTGCAGCGGGTAACCAAAGATGGTTCTGAATACGCCCAGGGCAACTACCAGCCCGACAGAAACCGCCACGAGTATCCTGAGCGTCAGGGCCTTTATCTTGCCCTCACTGATTTCCTCCGCCTGTTGGGCCACGGCAATCAGCGCTGGCTCTGCCACCACGGCAGAAAAGCCCATTGCGAAGCCGAACGACAAGAGAACCGGCACAGAGCCCTTGCGGGCAAACTGATTGGACAGGCTTTTGCCGACCGGGAATATGCTCAGTTCAAGACCCTGGAGGAAAAGGGCAACACCGACAGCCACGATCAGCAGACCTGCTGCCATCGCAAGCGTGTTGTCCGGCATTTGCCGGAGAATAACGAGCTGGAAGAAGGCAACGACGGCGATGATCGGAAACAGGTTCTTCAGGGCGTGCAAAAGGGAGTGACTGAAAGCTCGCAGATAGAACACTGTTTGCGCCTGGTGGGTTCGGGTGGGACGTGCTCACTGATAACAGTAACAATAGCTACTGTTCCGGTGTTGATCCAACTCAAAAATGAGGCTTTCTGAGCATTCACCAGAAAAATGCTGAAAATAGATCATATAAATTTCAATTATAAATTTGAAACCACTAAAGTAACCATCAACGTCAGCGCTTAGCTCAAAAAGTGAGCAGGTGGTTGGCTTCGGAAGTGGCCGTACGCTTCTCCGCATCGACTTTGAAAACCAACGTAGAAAGGATTGAGACCATGCCCTACGCACAAGACGTTGACCAGATCGCTTCCCTGTTGAAGCAGCATCCGACCTGGAACGCCATCAACCCGAAGCACGCCGCTCGCATGCGCGCCCAGAACAAGTTCAAGACTGGTCTGGACATCGCCAAGTACACCGCCAAGATCATGCGCGAAGACATGGCGAACTACGACAACGACACTTCCCAGTACACCCAGTCCCTGGGTTGCTGGCACGGCTTCATCGGTCAGCAGAAGATGCTGTCCATCAAGAAGCACTTCGGTACCACCAAGCGTCGTTACCTGTACCTGTCTGGCTGGATGGTTGCTGCACTGCGTTCCGAGTTCGGTCCGCTGCCTGACCAGTCCATGCACGAGAAGACTGCCGTATCTGGCCTGATCGAAGAGCTTTACACCTTCCTGCGTCAGGCGGATGCCTGGGAACTCAACCATCTTTTCCGCGCGCTGGAAGAAGCCGAGAATGCTGGCGACAACGCCAA encodes:
- a CDS encoding CBS domain-containing protein; protein product: MKLVKDVMVRDVMTISPFASIREALSQMKQHSVKSLVVEKTSEHDAWGLITYTNVLKTVIAEDGDIDLLNVYDACAKPVISVGENLNVRHAASLMSKYRVKRLLVLADNDLKGFVVMDDIMAALLDSID
- a CDS encoding transcriptional regulator codes for the protein MKFSVLVAIVPENQEQDCVDAARDLGAGGITVLPGRGISNTAKKTFFGLTYDGSQSVLLMVLEKGLSLDILKVIQKILMPEHKDSKGLVFTLPLEHLGGIDMSQVEKFEQHLKDSL
- a CDS encoding DUF1538 domain-containing protein; its protein translation is MFYLRAFSHSLLHALKNLFPIIAVVAFFQLVILRQMPDNTLAMAAGLLIVAVGVALFLQGLELSIFPVGKSLSNQFARKGSVPVLLSFGFAMGFSAVVAEPALIAVAQQAEEISEGKIKALTLRILVAVSVGLVVALGVFRTIFGYPLHWFMIIGYIVVVVITWFAPPEIVGLAYDSGGVTTNIVTVPLIAALGIGLAASIRGRNPLLDGFGLVALAVMVPMITVQLYGIVVYSGMTADPTTVPTLIQDGTADQTPVLLTMLLDLAGMIRDVLPIILTILFFQYLVLRRGLTNPRRVLFGFALVVLGLYAFVVGLKLGLFPIGTSMARQLMSMEGFVFVYLFAFMIGFATTMAEPALIAIGHQAEQAAAGTINGNAIRIIVAVGVAVGITLGVHRIISGDSIHHYIIGGYILVIILTALAPRYIIPLAYDLGGVTTSEVTVPLVTALGIGLASSIEGRNVLIDGFGLIAFASIFPIVTVMSYAIIVEMLAKQRKTDS